CTAAAAGGTTTACCTAAGTAAGGCTTGCCTTGCTACGTTAGTGCGCCGCCAAACGCCTACCAAAGGAAAACCCTGTGACGCTGTTGCCCCGTGTGGATGATGAGACCCTGGACCTGCCTGCCCCGCCTGCCGGGCATGATTTCGGCTCCCGGGTGGAGCTCGCCCTCGCCGCCACCAACCACCTTTTCAACTCCCGCAATGCACCCCGCTACGTGGCGCAGGTGCTCCAGGGCGTCAATGCGGTCGCCACCAAGCTGGAGCGGACCACCAAGCCGTTCACCGGCGCCGGACCCGAGCAACTCAAGGCGCGCGTCAGCGCCGTCGACCTGGACCGCCCGCTGCCGGACACTGCCGCGGCGCTGGCGGAACTCGAAGAGGTCTACCTGCAGGACGCCGTCTACTTCCATGACGCGAAGTACGCCGCCCACCTGAACTGCCCCGTGGTCATTCCGGCGCTGGTGGGGGAGAGCATCCTCTCGGCCGTGAATTCGTCCATGGACACCTGGGACCAAAGCGCGGGCGCCACCATGATCGAACGCCGGCTCATCGACTGGACGGCCGAGCGGCTGTGCCTTGGCGGCGCCGCAGACGGCGTCTTCACCTCGGGCGGCAGCCAGTCCAACCTCCAGGCGCTGCTGATTGCACGCAACCACGCTGTCGCAGGGCTGCGGAAGCTCCCCGGCAATGAATCCCGCCGGCTGCCCGGCCTGCTGGACAAGCTGCGCATTTTCGCGTCCGAGGACAGCCACTTCAGCATCCGCAAGTCCGCGTCCATGCTGGGCCTGGGGTGCGACGCCGTCGTGCCGGTCGCGTACGGGCCGGACCACCGCATGGACTCCGCCGCGCTTGCCGCCGCACTCGCGGAGACCGCCAGTTCCGGGCTGGTTCCGATGGCGGTTGTTGGCACGGCGGGCACAACCGACTTTGGTGCCGTGGATCCGCTCGCCGAGCTCGCCGCCCTCGCCAAGGCATACGGCGCCTGGTTCCACGTGGACGCCGCCTACGGCGGCGGGCTCATGGTTTCAGGCCGCTACGGGCACCGCCTGGACGGAATCCGGCTGGCCGATTCGGTCACGGTGGACTACCACAAGACCTTCTTCCAACCCGTCAGCTCCAGTGCCCTGCTGGTACGGGACCGGGCCATGCTGCGCCACGTTACCTACTACGCGGACTACCTGAACCCGGAGAGCGCCGCCCTGGCGGACATCCCCAACCAGGTGGACAAGAGCATCCAGACCACCCGCCGCTTTGACGCCCTGAAGCTCTGGCTCACGCTCCGGATCATGGGCGCGGATGCAGTGGGTGCCCTGCTGGACGAGGCGATCGACCTCGCTGCCCGCACCGGGGAGGCACTGGCCGCCGACCCCGACTTCGAGCTCGCCGCCGAACCCCAGCTCAGCACGCTGGTGTTCCGCTACCGCCCAGTCCTGGCTGACGGGACGCGCCTGGATGAGCACGCTGCGGACACCCTCAACCCTGCCATCAGGGCCGCCGTCTTTGCCTCGGGGGAGGCGGTCGTGGCCGGAACCAAGGTGGCCGGCAGGCACTACCTGAAATTCACGCTGCTGAACGCGGAGGCCACCCCGGAGGACATCAACGTGATCATCGGCCTGCTCCGCCGAACCGGCGCAGCGCTGCTGACCGGGCAGGAGGCCGCCGCATGAGCGACGCCAACTCCGGCACCTCCGGGGCAGGCCACATTTACGACTTTGCCGGGATCGGCGTCGGGCCCTTCAACCTGGGGCTTGCGGCGCTCACCGAGCCTGTGGACGGGGTCGATGCGGTGTTCCTGGAGCGCCGCGACTCGTTCGACTGGCACCCCGGGATGATGCTGGAGCCCGCCCACCTGCAGGTCCCGTTCATGGCGGACCTCGTGACGCTCGCGGACCCCACCTCCCCGTATTCCTTCCTGAACTTCCTCAAACAGACCGGCCGGCTCTACCGCTTCTATATCCGGGAGAACTTCTATCCCCTGCGCGCCGAGTACAACCAGTACTGCCAGTGGGTGGCCGGCCAGCTCGATTCCGTGCACTTCGGCACGGACGTCCGGGACATCACGTACGACGGCGGCGTGTACACGCTTTCGGCGGACGGTCCCACGGGGCCGGAGGTGCTGCGCGCCAGGCGGCTGGTGCTTGGCACCGGAACGTCCCCCTATATTCCCGCGGCCTGTGACGGAATAGTCGAGGCGACAGCCAACGGCCGCGGACTGGTCCTCCACAACGCCGATTACTTGTCGAGGAAGAGTGAGCTGCAGAAGCAGCGGAGTATCACCATCGTGGGCAGCGGCCAGAGCGCGGCGGAAATCTACTACGAGCTCCTGCAGGAAATCGACGTCCACGGGTACCAGCTGAACTGGGTCACCCGCTCGGGCCGGTTCTTCCCGCTGGAGTACACCAAGCTCACGCTCGAGATGACGTCCCCGGAGTACGTGGACTATTTCCACGGCCTCCCGCAGGACCAGCGCGACGGCCTCATCAAGAGCCAGAAGAACCTGTACAAGGGCATCAACTCCGAGCTCATCGACGCCATCTACGACCTCCTGTACATCAAGAGCCTCTCCGGGATCGTGGACACCCGGCTGTTGACGCATTCGGCGCTCACCGGTGCCTCCTGGGACCCGGCAGCCGGGTCCCACACCCTGCAGCTGCGGCACGGGGAACAGGGCGCCGACTATTCGCTGGACACCGACGCGGTGGTGCTTGCCACTGGCTACGGCTACCGGGAGCCCGAGTTCCTGGCAGGCGTGCAGGACCGCATCGCAAGGGACGGCGCCGGAAGGTTCGCCGTCGAGCGCAACTACAGCACCGGCGTCGAACCCGGGGAGATCTTTGTCCAGAACGCCGAACTCCACACCCACGGCTTCGTCACGCCGGACCTGGGCATGGCCGCCTACCGCAACTCCTGCATCCTGCGCGAAATCGCAGGGCACGAGGTCTATCCCGTGGAGCGCAGCATCGCATTCCAG
This genomic window from Arthrobacter sp. 24S4-2 contains:
- a CDS encoding pyridoxal-dependent decarboxylase, with amino-acid sequence MLPRVDDETLDLPAPPAGHDFGSRVELALAATNHLFNSRNAPRYVAQVLQGVNAVATKLERTTKPFTGAGPEQLKARVSAVDLDRPLPDTAAALAELEEVYLQDAVYFHDAKYAAHLNCPVVIPALVGESILSAVNSSMDTWDQSAGATMIERRLIDWTAERLCLGGAADGVFTSGGSQSNLQALLIARNHAVAGLRKLPGNESRRLPGLLDKLRIFASEDSHFSIRKSASMLGLGCDAVVPVAYGPDHRMDSAALAAALAETASSGLVPMAVVGTAGTTDFGAVDPLAELAALAKAYGAWFHVDAAYGGGLMVSGRYGHRLDGIRLADSVTVDYHKTFFQPVSSSALLVRDRAMLRHVTYYADYLNPESAALADIPNQVDKSIQTTRRFDALKLWLTLRIMGADAVGALLDEAIDLAARTGEALAADPDFELAAEPQLSTLVFRYRPVLADGTRLDEHAADTLNPAIRAAVFASGEAVVAGTKVAGRHYLKFTLLNAEATPEDINVIIGLLRRTGAALLTGQEAAA
- a CDS encoding lysine N(6)-hydroxylase/L-ornithine N(5)-oxygenase family protein, which translates into the protein MSDANSGTSGAGHIYDFAGIGVGPFNLGLAALTEPVDGVDAVFLERRDSFDWHPGMMLEPAHLQVPFMADLVTLADPTSPYSFLNFLKQTGRLYRFYIRENFYPLRAEYNQYCQWVAGQLDSVHFGTDVRDITYDGGVYTLSADGPTGPEVLRARRLVLGTGTSPYIPAACDGIVEATANGRGLVLHNADYLSRKSELQKQRSITIVGSGQSAAEIYYELLQEIDVHGYQLNWVTRSGRFFPLEYTKLTLEMTSPEYVDYFHGLPQDQRDGLIKSQKNLYKGINSELIDAIYDLLYIKSLSGIVDTRLLTHSALTGASWDPAAGSHTLQLRHGEQGADYSLDTDAVVLATGYGYREPEFLAGVQDRIARDGAGRFAVERNYSTGVEPGEIFVQNAELHTHGFVTPDLGMAAYRNSCILREIAGHEVYPVERSIAFQQFGVRGQPELPAGARQAAQPESAEVHA